The proteins below come from a single Plantactinospora sp. KBS50 genomic window:
- a CDS encoding NAD(P)/FAD-dependent oxidoreductase, producing MKIIIVGSSVVGLATALALADQGHQVELLERVTGPLPDTVDEAAAWQRPTVPQSVHSHAFASLLCNLLRDRAPDVHQGLLAAGGREINLADHVPPTLENFQRQPADDDLRMVVTRRSTFELVLRQRTLSRPGVTLSTGATVRGLLAAEDDPHRVVGVRLADGNVRRADIVVDATGRRSAIGTWLAELGLPAPATDSESARIVYYTRHYRMLTDRPPGPLNRGFGAGGTWDSYTAVLFLGDNRTFSISLGVLPDDTELKRLREPAAFTAALRATPLLAGWVAPGNSEPISPVYAMGGLDNEIRLPEVDGPQAAGLFSVGDAVCTTNPAYGRGISLGFAHAFQLADLLAEHPKVDEEQSREFVRRTGRLMRPWLEEARANDRARAALWEAAAAGRPPQRPPAGIVTFGLAVAASTRDAEVWRRVANVMMMLRPPATLYADDDSRARIGRALAGGPPPQLPGASRQQLLAAIDAAERTTEPAAAG from the coding sequence ATGAAAATCATCATCGTGGGAAGCAGCGTCGTCGGCCTCGCGACCGCGCTGGCGCTGGCCGACCAGGGACACCAGGTGGAACTCCTGGAGCGGGTCACCGGCCCGCTGCCGGACACGGTGGACGAGGCCGCGGCCTGGCAGCGCCCGACGGTCCCGCAGAGCGTGCACTCGCACGCGTTCGCGTCGCTGCTGTGCAACCTGCTGCGCGACCGCGCGCCGGACGTACACCAGGGACTGCTCGCGGCCGGCGGCCGGGAGATCAACCTGGCCGACCACGTGCCGCCCACCCTGGAGAACTTCCAGCGCCAGCCGGCGGACGACGACCTGCGGATGGTGGTCACCCGCAGGTCCACCTTCGAACTGGTGCTGCGCCAGCGCACGCTGTCCCGGCCGGGTGTCACGCTGAGCACCGGCGCCACCGTCCGCGGCCTGCTGGCCGCGGAGGACGATCCGCACCGGGTGGTCGGCGTACGCCTGGCCGACGGCAACGTGCGGCGCGCCGACATCGTGGTCGACGCGACCGGCCGGCGCTCGGCGATCGGTACCTGGCTCGCCGAGCTGGGGCTGCCCGCGCCGGCCACGGACAGCGAGAGCGCCCGGATCGTCTACTACACCCGGCACTACCGGATGCTCACGGACCGGCCGCCGGGACCGCTGAACCGGGGTTTCGGCGCCGGTGGCACCTGGGACAGCTACACCGCGGTGCTGTTCCTCGGCGACAACCGCACGTTCTCGATCTCGCTCGGCGTACTGCCGGACGACACGGAGCTGAAGCGGCTGCGCGAACCGGCGGCCTTCACCGCGGCGCTCCGCGCCACCCCGCTGCTGGCCGGCTGGGTGGCGCCGGGGAATTCGGAGCCGATCTCCCCGGTGTACGCGATGGGCGGCCTGGACAACGAGATCCGGCTTCCCGAGGTCGACGGACCGCAGGCCGCCGGGCTGTTCAGCGTCGGTGACGCGGTGTGCACCACCAACCCGGCGTACGGCCGCGGCATCTCGCTCGGGTTCGCGCACGCCTTCCAGCTCGCCGACCTGCTCGCCGAGCACCCGAAGGTGGACGAGGAGCAGAGCCGCGAGTTCGTCCGGCGTACCGGTCGGCTGATGCGACCCTGGCTGGAGGAGGCGCGGGCGAACGACCGTGCCCGGGCCGCACTCTGGGAGGCGGCCGCCGCCGGACGCCCGCCGCAGCGTCCACCGGCCGGCATCGTCACGTTCGGCCTGGCGGTCGCCGCGTCCACCCGGGACGCCGAAGTCTGGCGCCGGGTGGCGAACGTGATGATGATGCTCCGCCCGCCGGCCACGCTCTACGCCGACGACGACAGCCGGGCGCGGATCGGCAGGGCGCTGGCCGGCGGTCCGCCGCCCCAGCTGCCCGGCGCCAGCCGGCAGCAGCTGCTCGCGGCGATCGACGCGGCGGAGCGGACCACCGAGCCCGCCGCGGCCGGCTGA
- a CDS encoding DUF6059 family protein, which yields MRRAVRTMVGALRRVGRRLADQFFRLAPHLVILAPYWPPPSDGDGRAGTDGSDGDGRAGTDGDAGSRGSAGSRGGTHGSGGTSGIGGHGAPEPRGPLAGPAPGHPERVPPPGRLSARERRLWADLSAPD from the coding sequence ATGCGACGAGCGGTACGGACAATGGTCGGAGCGCTGCGACGCGTCGGCCGTCGCCTGGCCGACCAGTTCTTCCGGCTCGCGCCGCACCTGGTGATCCTGGCGCCGTACTGGCCGCCCCCGAGCGACGGCGACGGCCGCGCCGGTACGGACGGTAGCGACGGCGACGGCCGCGCCGGTACGGACGGCGACGCGGGCAGTCGCGGCAGCGCGGGCAGTCGCGGCGGTACGCACGGTAGCGGCGGCACGAGCGGTATCGGCGGGCATGGTGCGCCGGAACCGCGCGGACCGCTGGCCGGTCCGGCGCCCGGACACCCGGAACGCGTGCCGCCGCCCGGCCGCCTGTCGGCGCGGGAGCGCCGGCTGTGGGCGGACCTCTCCGCTCCGGACTAG
- a CDS encoding ester cyclase: MSRSNQELVRFITEEGLNKGELGFTDKVFSPDYQVHTAGLALPRGPEAFRMAVQFWKRAFPDFTCTIQQLLGDGDHVTLRFRTTGTHTGPLMWIPPTGRTFVVQGVDLHRVADGQVQESWISDDFPRILIELGIVQEPAPPAGAAPPAGVAIPPAGAPIPGGAPTPSGAPVPGGAPLPPGGAAMPPDVPLPPGGAAMPPDVPLPSGAPAPPRRR, encoded by the coding sequence GTGTCCAGATCCAACCAGGAACTGGTCCGCTTCATCACGGAAGAGGGACTGAACAAGGGCGAGCTGGGCTTCACCGACAAGGTCTTCTCGCCGGACTACCAGGTACACACGGCGGGGCTGGCGCTGCCCCGCGGCCCCGAGGCGTTCCGGATGGCCGTGCAGTTCTGGAAGCGGGCCTTCCCGGACTTCACCTGCACGATCCAGCAGTTGCTCGGCGACGGGGACCACGTGACGCTGCGGTTCCGCACCACCGGCACGCACACCGGGCCGCTGATGTGGATCCCGCCGACCGGCCGCACCTTCGTGGTGCAGGGCGTGGACCTGCACCGGGTGGCGGACGGCCAGGTGCAGGAATCGTGGATCAGCGACGACTTCCCGCGCATCCTGATCGAACTCGGCATCGTCCAGGAGCCCGCACCACCGGCCGGGGCGGCACCTCCGGCCGGCGTTGCGATACCACCCGCAGGTGCCCCGATCCCCGGCGGTGCTCCCACCCCGTCCGGTGCCCCGGTCCCCGGCGGTGCTCCGCTGCCACCCGGCGGTGCTGCCATGCCACCCGACGTTCCGCTCCCGCCCGGCGGTGCTGCCATGCCACCTGACGTTCCGCTCCCGTCCGGTGCTCCGGCTCCTCCGCGGCGCCGGTGA
- a CDS encoding cupin domain-containing protein, translating into MTDERHRGSIATASEATEPGAPHHRTVIENPLSGERIVIRTGASETGGELLAWELLLAPGGRVPSSHAHPEQEERFTILAGRMRFRVGGRRTIAEVGRTVVVPPGTVHSFANAGPEPTHVLVETRPALDMQALLETAAAMAREQQAAARPFPRLLDLMLFMRDFEREVRAPYLPRALVRLVTRTLSGLARLRGLDARYRRLRVPGRDAVHR; encoded by the coding sequence ATGACCGACGAGCGGCACCGGGGCAGCATCGCCACCGCGTCGGAGGCCACGGAGCCCGGCGCGCCACACCACCGTACGGTGATCGAGAACCCGCTCAGCGGTGAGCGCATCGTCATCCGTACCGGCGCGTCGGAGACCGGGGGCGAACTGTTGGCCTGGGAACTCCTGCTCGCTCCGGGCGGACGGGTGCCCAGCAGCCACGCCCACCCGGAGCAGGAGGAACGGTTCACCATTCTGGCGGGCCGGATGCGGTTCCGGGTGGGCGGCCGCAGGACGATCGCCGAGGTGGGGCGTACCGTCGTCGTCCCGCCCGGTACGGTGCACAGCTTCGCGAACGCTGGACCGGAACCCACGCACGTGCTGGTGGAGACGCGCCCGGCGCTGGACATGCAGGCGCTGCTGGAGACGGCCGCCGCGATGGCCCGGGAACAGCAGGCCGCCGCCCGCCCGTTCCCCCGGCTGCTGGACCTGATGCTGTTCATGCGCGACTTCGAACGCGAGGTCCGGGCGCCGTACCTGCCCCGGGCGCTGGTCCGGCTCGTCACCCGCACGCTGTCCGGGCTGGCGCGGCTGCGCGGCCTGGACGCCCGGTACCGGCGGCTGCGGGTGCCCGGCCGTGACGCTGTCCACCGCTGA
- a CDS encoding ABC transporter ATP-binding protein — MTLSTADPAGTGGSIDTSGRPPAVRVRDLVKRYRNTEHNAVDGVSFEVPEGELFCLLGPNGAGKTTIVSILTTTLNATSGEVRVAGHDLTRPHLVRRNVGIVFQEPSLDMNLTAEENIRLHAILYGLYPWRPSWRLMPADYRTQVRELGEILGLDGQLSRRVRTLSGGTRRKLEIIRALLHRPRVLFLDEPTAGLDPRSRHDLWAYLRQVRHRHGTTVLLTTHYLEEAEAANTVCVLARGRVIEYGSPAAIKDRHTRPELVLDARDRAGLRRELLALGLTVADGEPLRVRVDPSGAQRVVRALRTELTHLQMVQPTLEQTYLLLLERAR, encoded by the coding sequence GTGACGCTGTCCACCGCTGACCCCGCCGGTACCGGCGGGAGCATCGACACGTCCGGCCGGCCGCCTGCCGTGCGGGTGCGTGACCTGGTCAAGCGGTACCGCAACACCGAACACAACGCGGTGGACGGGGTGTCGTTCGAGGTGCCCGAGGGGGAGCTTTTCTGCCTGCTCGGGCCGAACGGCGCGGGCAAGACCACCATTGTGTCGATTTTGACGACGACGCTGAACGCTACCTCCGGAGAGGTCCGGGTGGCCGGCCACGACCTCACGCGGCCACACCTGGTCCGCCGCAACGTCGGGATCGTGTTTCAGGAACCATCGCTGGACATGAATCTTACGGCCGAGGAGAACATCCGGCTGCACGCCATTCTCTACGGTTTGTACCCCTGGCGTCCCTCGTGGCGACTGATGCCGGCCGACTACCGGACCCAGGTGCGCGAGCTGGGTGAGATTCTCGGGCTCGACGGCCAGCTGAGCCGGCGCGTCCGGACGCTGTCCGGCGGGACCCGCCGCAAGCTGGAGATCATCCGCGCGTTGCTGCACCGGCCCCGGGTGCTGTTCCTGGACGAGCCGACCGCCGGCCTGGATCCCCGGTCGCGGCACGACCTCTGGGCCTACCTGCGCCAGGTACGGCACCGGCACGGTACGACGGTGCTCCTGACCACCCATTACCTTGAGGAGGCCGAGGCCGCGAACACGGTCTGCGTGCTGGCCCGCGGCCGGGTGATCGAGTACGGCAGCCCGGCAGCCATCAAGGACCGGCACACCCGACCGGAGCTGGTGCTGGACGCCCGCGACCGGGCCGGGTTGCGCCGGGAGCTGCTGGCCCTCGGGTTGACGGTCGCCGACGGCGAGCCGCTGCGGGTCCGGGTCGACCCGTCCGGGGCGCAGCGCGTCGTCCGTGCACTGCGGACCGAGTTGACCCACCTGCAGATGGTCCAGCCGACCCTGGAACAGACGTACCTGCTGTTGCTGGAGCGGGCGCGGTGA
- a CDS encoding ABC transporter permease translates to MSGWPVADAGPRGSRAYPLWAVLAIAQRDVTKLVRDGPRLAVNLAFPVLLIAGLGSVLQATVGAVTGVSATELAFSGVLAATLFQSAAAGMISIAEDRQTDFSRELFVTPASRLTLVVGKIAGESSVAIFQGVCVLVLALLLGVHVGPGQVGQMLPPCLAACLLGGAFGLATVALLPNQRSAMEIFQFLIIPQYVLGGVLVPLHGLPGYLDALSRVMPLRYVVELNRAGYYAGTAGYDRAVTVTPATAAAVVAVLIVLLLPLGAFWYDRRERIR, encoded by the coding sequence GTGAGCGGGTGGCCGGTGGCGGACGCGGGTCCGCGCGGCTCGCGCGCGTACCCGCTGTGGGCGGTGTTGGCGATCGCCCAGCGGGACGTGACGAAGCTGGTGCGCGACGGTCCGCGGCTGGCGGTCAACCTGGCCTTCCCGGTCCTGTTGATCGCGGGGCTGGGCAGCGTCCTGCAGGCCACCGTGGGCGCGGTCACCGGGGTCAGCGCGACGGAGCTGGCGTTCAGCGGGGTGCTGGCGGCGACGCTGTTCCAGTCCGCCGCGGCCGGCATGATCTCGATCGCCGAGGACCGCCAGACGGACTTCTCCCGGGAGCTGTTCGTCACCCCGGCCTCCCGGCTCACCCTGGTGGTCGGGAAGATCGCCGGCGAGTCCTCGGTGGCGATCTTCCAGGGGGTCTGCGTGCTGGTCCTGGCCCTGCTGCTGGGGGTGCACGTCGGACCCGGGCAGGTGGGCCAGATGCTGCCGCCGTGCCTGGCCGCCTGCCTGCTGGGCGGGGCGTTCGGCCTGGCCACCGTGGCTCTGCTGCCCAACCAGCGGTCGGCGATGGAGATCTTCCAGTTCCTCATCATCCCGCAGTACGTGCTGGGCGGGGTGCTGGTCCCGCTGCACGGCCTGCCCGGCTACCTCGACGCGCTGTCCCGGGTGATGCCGCTGCGCTACGTGGTGGAGCTGAACCGGGCCGGCTACTACGCCGGGACGGCCGGCTACGACCGGGCGGTCACCGTGACCCCGGCGACCGCCGCGGCCGTGGTCGCGGTCCTCATCGTGCTGCTGCTGCCCCTGGGCGCCTTCTGGTACGACCGCCGGGAACGGATCCGCTGA
- a CDS encoding glycosyltransferase: MAAARRSPYEPLAPYLPFDGARIRLLFLVADTGGGHRAAARAVGQALDRRYPGAFVRILCDPLGGPQAAPLMRWITRLYAPSIRLARWTWALAYHGTNSPGAVRLLRATLLRLADPPVAAAVARHRPAAVVSFHPLTGTAAVRARDGRAPATPVVTVVTDLVTAHASWRDADVDRMVVPPTVNWPDRAGDPATRRIPVGVPVAPAFAGSPLSRAARNALRRSLGVPEDRFLVLVTGGGEGAGGIARQITALLRHVPDIALVAVCGRNGRLRRRLLAVAGRYPRRLVVKGFVDNMPDWLRCADVLVGKAGPGTIAEATCCGTPIVLTSRLPGQERGNVAHVVGSGAGAYAPTVRGLVRTVTDLCRQPARTEAMRAASAGLGRPGAAEQIADLLADLVGLPGGVRVDRPPARPLPVCGTGRDPVDQLRGRGRGPEHLLSGRST; this comes from the coding sequence GTGGCCGCAGCGAGAAGATCCCCGTACGAGCCGCTTGCACCATATCTGCCGTTCGACGGCGCGCGGATCCGGCTGCTGTTCCTCGTGGCGGACACCGGCGGCGGGCACCGGGCCGCGGCCCGCGCCGTCGGTCAGGCGCTGGACCGGCGCTACCCCGGAGCCTTCGTGCGGATCCTCTGCGATCCGCTGGGCGGCCCGCAGGCCGCCCCGTTGATGCGCTGGATCACCCGGCTGTACGCGCCGTCCATCCGGCTGGCCCGCTGGACCTGGGCGCTGGCGTACCACGGCACCAACTCGCCCGGCGCGGTCCGGTTGCTCCGGGCCACCCTGCTGCGGCTGGCGGACCCGCCGGTGGCGGCCGCGGTCGCCCGGCACCGCCCGGCCGCCGTCGTCTCGTTCCACCCGCTGACCGGTACGGCGGCGGTGCGCGCCCGGGACGGCCGCGCCCCCGCGACGCCCGTCGTCACCGTCGTGACCGACCTGGTCACCGCCCACGCGAGCTGGCGGGACGCCGACGTGGACCGGATGGTCGTGCCGCCCACCGTCAACTGGCCGGACCGTGCCGGGGACCCGGCGACCCGGCGGATCCCGGTCGGCGTGCCGGTCGCACCGGCCTTCGCCGGCAGCCCGTTGTCGCGGGCCGCCCGCAACGCACTGCGGCGCTCGCTGGGCGTGCCCGAGGACCGGTTCCTCGTGCTGGTGACCGGCGGGGGCGAGGGCGCCGGCGGGATCGCCCGACAGATCACCGCGCTGCTGCGGCACGTACCCGACATCGCGCTGGTCGCCGTCTGCGGCCGCAACGGACGGCTGCGCCGCCGCCTGCTGGCGGTGGCCGGCCGCTACCCGCGACGCCTGGTGGTGAAGGGCTTCGTGGACAACATGCCGGACTGGCTGCGCTGCGCCGACGTGCTGGTGGGCAAGGCCGGACCCGGAACCATCGCGGAGGCCACCTGCTGCGGCACCCCGATCGTGCTCACCTCGCGGCTGCCGGGCCAGGAGCGCGGAAACGTCGCCCACGTCGTCGGTTCCGGCGCCGGTGCGTACGCGCCGACCGTGCGGGGGCTGGTCCGCACGGTCACCGACCTGTGCCGCCAGCCGGCCCGGACCGAGGCGATGCGGGCCGCGTCGGCGGGGCTCGGCCGGCCCGGGGCGGCCGAGCAGATCGCCGACCTGCTGGCCGACCTGGTCGGACTTCCCGGCGGGGTACGCGTGGACCGGCCGCCGGCCCGTCCGCTGCCGGTGTGCGGGACCGGGCGGGACCCGGTGGACCAGCTGAGGGGCCGCGGCCGCGGGCCGGAGCACCTGTTGAGCGGCCGGAGCACCTGA
- a CDS encoding ricin-type beta-trefoil lectin domain protein: MPRTRIRSLAAALGALPLAAAAAMFASVGPAAAAANPGPGFPAHYAAPYAEMWNSPSSLMAAYNATGNKYYTLAFVVSQGTCNATINGDTPVTDAGWNNAINSLRAVGGDVIVSFGGAAGSELTSCSTVSAMQAQYKKVIDQFNLTRIDLDIEGATLNNTAANDRRNQALANLQQQYATQGRTLAVDYTLPVNPSGLESNGIALLQNARSHNLTVNLVNIMTMDYGGAMDMGQAAISAANGLHTQLGQIWTSKSSAELWAMEGNCPMIGVNDVTVEVFTIQDAQELEAFAASKGIQQLTFWALGRDNQGSSGTPQSNYQFTTIFRAITGGGTPPTNPPTTAPPSGTTVIRGYGGKCVDVAAASSANGTHVQLYTCNGTNAQQWTHTGNTFRSLGRCLDVTSAGTANGTKIQIWDCNGTNAQNWTIGANGSLVNTGSGKCLDVTDWSTADGNQLQIWTCTGSANQSWTLG, translated from the coding sequence ATGCCCCGTACCCGGATCAGGTCGCTCGCCGCGGCGCTCGGCGCGTTGCCGCTGGCCGCCGCCGCGGCGATGTTCGCCAGCGTCGGCCCGGCAGCGGCCGCCGCCAATCCCGGACCGGGCTTCCCGGCCCACTACGCCGCGCCGTACGCCGAGATGTGGAACAGCCCGTCCTCGCTGATGGCCGCCTACAACGCCACCGGCAACAAGTACTACACGCTGGCGTTCGTCGTGAGCCAGGGCACCTGCAACGCCACCATCAACGGCGACACCCCGGTCACCGACGCCGGCTGGAACAACGCCATCAACAGTCTGCGCGCGGTCGGCGGCGACGTCATCGTGTCCTTCGGCGGTGCCGCGGGCAGCGAACTCACCTCGTGCAGCACGGTCTCGGCGATGCAGGCGCAGTACAAGAAGGTGATCGACCAGTTCAACCTGACCCGGATCGACCTGGACATCGAGGGCGCCACCCTGAACAACACGGCCGCCAACGACCGCCGCAACCAGGCGCTGGCCAACCTGCAACAGCAGTACGCGACGCAGGGCCGGACCCTCGCCGTCGACTACACGTTGCCGGTGAACCCGAGCGGGCTGGAGTCCAACGGCATCGCGCTGTTGCAGAACGCCAGGAGCCACAATCTCACGGTCAACCTCGTCAACATCATGACCATGGACTACGGCGGGGCGATGGACATGGGCCAGGCCGCGATCAGTGCGGCGAACGGCCTGCACACCCAACTCGGCCAGATCTGGACCAGCAAGTCCTCGGCCGAGCTGTGGGCGATGGAGGGCAACTGCCCGATGATCGGCGTCAACGACGTCACCGTCGAGGTGTTCACCATTCAGGACGCGCAGGAACTGGAGGCGTTCGCCGCCAGCAAGGGCATCCAGCAACTCACGTTCTGGGCGCTCGGCCGCGACAACCAGGGGTCCAGCGGCACCCCGCAGAGCAACTACCAGTTCACCACCATCTTCAGGGCCATCACCGGTGGCGGCACCCCGCCGACCAACCCCCCGACCACTGCGCCGCCGTCGGGCACGACCGTGATCCGCGGGTACGGCGGCAAGTGCGTCGACGTGGCCGCCGCCAGCTCGGCCAACGGCACCCACGTGCAGCTCTACACCTGCAACGGCACCAACGCCCAGCAGTGGACGCACACCGGCAACACGTTCCGGTCGCTGGGCAGGTGTCTTGACGTGACCTCGGCCGGTACCGCCAACGGCACCAAGATCCAGATCTGGGACTGCAACGGCACCAACGCCCAGAACTGGACCATCGGCGCCAACGGCAGCCTGGTCAACACCGGCTCGGGCAAGTGTCTCGACGTCACCGACTGGAGCACCGCCGACGGCAACCAGTTGCAGATCTGGACCTGTACGGGTTCGGCCAACCAGTCCTGGACCCTCGGCTGA
- a CDS encoding ricin-type beta-trefoil lectin domain protein: MPQSRPPSSARSPYPRRCGTVVAAVGLVAAVALLPPSFANAANESVDVWLTTTSDPGGRVVSRGLQQQAPVVFTAGGGGANQTITVNEGSTYQPFEGAGASITDTAAFDIRGSGALSAATQNDVMTRLFSPTSGIGISALRNVIGSSDLAQNSYSYDTTCCDLNDFSLARDADVMALTKQARSLNPNSIVIGSPWSAPPWMKDNNAYSQGYLQAQYYKTYAQYFVRYIQGYEANGVHINYVTEQNEPGCCAGYPSMQWPVSGLQSFARNDLLPALQSAGLSTRLLIGDWNFDTYDTWVAPLVNDAAIRNHPNFGGIAWHDYGGSPGQMSTVHNQFPGVNAYVTEHSGGTWVGNQHSEDMYDLIEYFRNWGRSWTKWSLAVDQNMGPHNGGCGTCTGLVTVHRGDSRSGQVDYTVEYYTMGHLTRFVRPGAVRIDSSANAAIPNVAFRNPDGSKALIAYNSTGATQTVRVDWAGQSFVYSLPTRTSATFTWNTGTGNPTPTPTASSTGGGGTRTGAITGIGGKCVDVAGANSANGTAVQLYTCNGTNAQRWTVGNADGSVRALGKCLDVAAAGTADGTRVQLYDCNGTGAQQWTNQAGKLVNTGSGKCLDATDNSSADGTRLQIWTCFGGANQLWTLPA, translated from the coding sequence ATGCCACAGAGCCGCCCGCCATCCTCCGCCCGATCCCCGTACCCGCGTCGGTGCGGAACCGTCGTGGCGGCCGTCGGCCTCGTCGCCGCGGTCGCCCTGCTGCCACCGAGTTTCGCCAACGCCGCCAACGAGAGCGTCGACGTCTGGCTGACCACCACCTCCGACCCGGGCGGCCGGGTGGTCAGCCGCGGGTTGCAGCAGCAGGCGCCGGTCGTGTTCACGGCGGGTGGCGGCGGCGCCAACCAGACGATCACGGTGAACGAGGGCAGCACGTACCAGCCGTTCGAGGGCGCGGGCGCCTCGATCACCGACACCGCGGCGTTCGACATCCGGGGCAGCGGCGCGCTCAGCGCGGCGACCCAGAACGACGTCATGACCAGGTTGTTCAGCCCGACCTCCGGGATCGGCATCAGCGCGCTACGCAACGTCATCGGCTCGTCCGACCTGGCCCAGAACAGCTATTCGTACGACACCACGTGCTGCGATCTCAACGACTTCTCGCTGGCCCGCGACGCGGACGTCATGGCGCTGACGAAGCAGGCGCGCAGTCTCAACCCGAACAGCATCGTCATCGGCTCACCCTGGTCGGCGCCGCCGTGGATGAAGGACAACAACGCCTACAGCCAGGGTTACCTGCAGGCCCAGTACTACAAGACGTACGCGCAGTACTTCGTCAGGTACATCCAGGGCTACGAGGCCAACGGCGTGCACATCAACTATGTCACCGAGCAGAACGAGCCCGGGTGCTGTGCCGGCTACCCGTCGATGCAGTGGCCGGTGTCGGGTCTCCAGTCGTTCGCCAGGAATGACCTCCTGCCGGCCCTGCAGAGCGCGGGGCTGAGCACCCGGTTGCTCATAGGGGACTGGAACTTCGACACGTACGACACGTGGGTGGCGCCGCTGGTGAACGACGCGGCGATCCGCAACCACCCGAACTTCGGCGGCATCGCCTGGCACGACTACGGGGGCAGTCCGGGCCAGATGAGCACGGTGCACAACCAGTTCCCGGGGGTCAACGCGTACGTCACCGAGCACTCCGGCGGCACCTGGGTCGGCAACCAGCACTCCGAGGACATGTACGACCTCATCGAGTACTTCCGCAACTGGGGTCGGTCGTGGACCAAGTGGAGTCTCGCCGTGGATCAGAACATGGGGCCGCACAACGGCGGCTGCGGCACCTGCACCGGCCTGGTCACGGTGCACCGCGGCGACTCGCGCAGCGGTCAGGTCGACTACACGGTCGAGTACTACACGATGGGCCACCTCACCAGGTTTGTCCGCCCCGGCGCCGTGCGCATCGACTCGTCGGCCAACGCCGCGATCCCGAACGTGGCGTTCCGGAACCCGGACGGTTCGAAGGCGCTGATCGCGTACAACTCCACCGGCGCCACCCAGACGGTGCGGGTCGACTGGGCCGGGCAGTCCTTCGTCTACAGCCTGCCGACCCGGACCTCCGCGACGTTCACCTGGAACACCGGCACCGGCAACCCCACCCCGACCCCGACCGCCAGTTCGACCGGCGGGGGCGGCACGCGGACCGGCGCCATCACCGGCATCGGCGGCAAGTGCGTCGACGTGGCCGGCGCCAACTCGGCCAACGGCACCGCCGTGCAGCTCTACACCTGCAACGGCACCAACGCCCAGCGGTGGACCGTCGGCAACGCCGACGGCAGCGTCCGCGCCCTCGGCAAGTGCCTGGACGTGGCCGCCGCCGGCACCGCCGACGGCACCAGGGTCCAGCTGTACGACTGCAACGGCACCGGCGCACAACAGTGGACCAACCAGGCCGGAAAGCTGGTGAACACCGGCTCCGGCAAGTGTCTCGACGCGACCGACAACAGCAGCGCCGACGGTACCCGGCTACAGATCTGGACCTGTTTCGGCGGCGCCAACCAGCTCTGGACGCTGCCCGCTTGA
- a CDS encoding IS630 family transposase: protein MGRRPEVFVRALSMAEGQRLQKITRTAKNPVKLRRAIVVLMSGQGQPVPDIAYLLKATEDYVRDVVHAFNERGFDALDPKWTGGTPNKINEQTRDWICVIARCDPRFLGQPFTTWSLSKLRDYLIATGQVDTISIETVRRILHERGVTWQTSKTWKASNDPDFTAKMRRVLDLYDHPPAGGRVICVDEFGPLNLQPRPGKAWKPQGKPVRLRATYHRDHGVRHMIASLDLATGRIHYRIRDRKRSSEFLDFLKSLRRRWPGQTLHLILDNFSPHKHPTVRAWCQANDVELVFLPTYSSWLNWIEAEFAALRYFTLNGTDHRTHAEQDAAIGDYIRWHNQQARPKTGYATKSKIRHPDYPFKAA, encoded by the coding sequence GTGGGACGACGCCCGGAAGTGTTCGTGCGGGCGCTGTCGATGGCCGAGGGCCAGCGGCTGCAGAAGATCACGCGGACCGCGAAGAACCCGGTCAAGCTGCGCCGGGCGATCGTGGTTCTGATGTCTGGCCAGGGCCAGCCGGTGCCCGACATCGCGTACCTGCTCAAGGCCACCGAGGACTACGTCCGCGACGTGGTCCACGCGTTCAACGAGCGGGGGTTCGACGCGCTGGACCCAAAATGGACAGGGGGCACACCGAACAAGATCAATGAGCAGACCCGCGACTGGATCTGCGTGATCGCCCGGTGTGACCCCCGCTTCCTCGGCCAGCCGTTTACGACCTGGTCGCTGTCCAAGCTGCGTGACTACCTGATCGCCACCGGCCAGGTGGACACGATCAGCATCGAGACCGTCCGGCGGATCCTGCACGAACGCGGCGTCACCTGGCAGACGTCGAAGACGTGGAAGGCCAGCAACGACCCGGACTTCACCGCCAAGATGCGCCGGGTCCTCGACCTCTACGACCATCCACCGGCCGGCGGCCGGGTCATCTGCGTCGACGAGTTCGGGCCGCTGAACCTGCAGCCCCGGCCGGGCAAAGCCTGGAAACCGCAGGGCAAACCGGTCCGACTCCGGGCGACGTACCACCGTGACCACGGTGTCCGGCACATGATCGCCAGCCTCGACCTGGCCACCGGACGAATCCACTACCGGATCCGGGACCGGAAACGATCGAGCGAGTTCCTCGACTTCCTCAAGAGCCTGCGGCGCCGCTGGCCAGGGCAGACGCTGCACCTGATCCTGGACAACTTCTCCCCACACAAGCACCCCACCGTGCGGGCCTGGTGCCAGGCCAACGACGTTGAGCTGGTCTTCCTGCCGACCTACAGCTCCTGGCTGAACTGGATCGAAGCCGAGTTCGCCGCTTTGCGCTACTTCACCCTCAACGGCACCGACCACCGCACCCACGCCGAGCAGGACGCCGCGATCGGTGACTACATCCGCTGGCACAACCAGCAGGCCCGCCCGAAAACGGGATACGCGACCAAGTCCAAGATCCGCCACCCGGATTACCCCTTCAAGGCCGCATGA